A portion of the Streptomyces platensis genome contains these proteins:
- a CDS encoding ATP-binding protein, protein MNDTTTTSTAGPRPPVVLEDDSPAGIPRARNVARAFADSLAPALTPHTAETLALVVSELATNALRHCGGHYILELSATTDAVNVTVSDLNPAPPRERTPDLNDGTGGFGWQMIRRLTDNITVTPGPGQGKTIHARLTRCPRPRRPCTGWLSISARPDA, encoded by the coding sequence ATGAACGACACGACGACAACCAGCACGGCAGGCCCCAGGCCCCCTGTCGTCCTTGAAGACGACAGCCCCGCCGGCATCCCTCGCGCCCGCAACGTCGCCCGCGCTTTCGCCGACAGCCTCGCCCCGGCCCTGACCCCCCATACCGCAGAAACCCTGGCCCTGGTGGTCTCCGAACTCGCCACCAACGCCCTGCGCCACTGCGGCGGCCACTACATCCTCGAACTCAGCGCCACCACCGACGCGGTGAACGTCACCGTCAGCGACCTCAACCCGGCGCCCCCGCGCGAACGTACCCCCGACCTCAACGACGGCACCGGCGGCTTCGGATGGCAGATGATCCGCCGCCTCACCGACAACATCACCGTCACCCCCGGCCCCGGCCAGGGGAAGACCATCCACGCCCGCCTCACACGATGCCCCCGCCCACGACGGCCTTGCACCGGTTGGCTGTCCATCTCCGCGCGCCCCGACGCATGA